The sequence CCGCCCGAAACATTGTTGTCGTAGCCCGAATAGACCACGGTCGCCATCGCGGGGGCCGTGCCCAGCACCAGCCCACCAGCCAGCGCCAGCTTGGTCAAACCCTTCATTACCTGTCTCCCCACGCGGAACGCGACATAAACATCTGATTAACTGTTAAATTCCCCTGTCGCATTCCGGTTCCTACACAAAAATGCTTAATGATCCGTTTTCCACATGTGGCAATCGCACCGCAGGACAAGATCACGGCATTGTGGCAGCCATTCCGGATCGTTCGTTTACAATCTCGCCGCGTCTACGCAAGATCGCTTCCGGCATTTCGGCGCGAATGTAATCGAGCAGCGCCTCGCGCACGTCGCAGCGCAGGTCGAACGCGATCGCCGCATCCTTCGCCGTCATCAGCGCGCGCACCTCGATCGCATCGTTCTTCATGTCGGTGACCTGGAGGTTGAAGAAGCGCCCGTCCCAGCGCTTGTTCGCGCTCACGATCTCGCCGAGCTTCACCCGCAAGCGTGGAATGTCCGCCGCCGGATCGAGATACCAGAAGACGCTGCCGAGCAACTGGCTGGTCTGGCGCGTCCAGTTCTGGAAGCTCTCCTCGAGAAACTTCGAGACCGGCACGACCAGCCGCCGCTCGTCCCAGATCTTGATGACGACGTAGGTGAGGCGAATCTCCTCGATCCGCCCCCATTCGCCGTCCATGATGACGACGTCGTCGATCCGGATCGGCTCGGTGAACGCCATCTGCAATCCGGCGATCAGGTTCTTGAGCGCCGGCTGAGCCGCTGCGCCGACCGCGAGCGCGGCGAGGCCGGCCGAGGCGATCAGCGTCACCCCGATCGAGCGGATGCTGGGAATGCTCATCAGGATCAGGCAGGCCGTCACCGCCAGCACGAGGAACACCGCGATCCGGTGCAGGATCGCTGCCCGCGTGCGGCGGCGGCGGGCGTTCAGATTGTCCTCGACGGTCATGTCCGCCTTGACCTCGACGATGTCGTTGCCAGCGCGCAGGATCGCCACCGCCAGCCAGCCGATCAGCGCCGGCACGAGGATGCCCGCGACCTGCCGCCACGCGGCATGGCCTTGCGCGTTGAGGTCGAGCGTCGGCTGGATCGCCGTCAGCGCGAAGGCGACGAGCAGCCAGCGGCTCGGCCGACGCAGCCGCTTGAGCAGCAGATCGTCGGTCTGGGTCGTGGTGCGCCGCGCGGCGCGGCCCATCGCCATCATCGCCAGCCGATGCGCCGCCAGCGCGACGCCCACGGTGACGACGATGATGCCGACGCCCCGGACCCATCCGGGCAAATTGGCTATGAACTGCTCCATCCGCCTGCTCCCGATCGTTCCACCACCGGACGATCCTGGGCGGCAGGCGTTCCCTGCGCGGCGTGTCGGATACGGCGGAGCGCTTGTGCGGCGGGGCATAACTGCGCACAACGGGGGATGACCGCGCGCTCGCATGCCAACGAACTCACCCTGCGCGGCGTCGTGCTGGGGTGCCTCATCACCCTCGCCTTCACCGCCGCGAATCTGTATCTCGGCTTGAAGATCGGCCTGACGTTCGCGACGTCGATACCGGCCGCCGTGATCTCGATGGCGCTGCTGCGCGGCTTCCGCAGTTCGAACATCTTCGAGAACAACATCGTCCAGACGATCGCCAGCGCGGCGGGCACATTGTCGTCGATCGGCTTCGTGCTGCCCGGCCTCGTGATGACCGGCTGGTGGAGCGGCTTCGATTACTGGACCAGCTTCTGGGTGTGCGCGATCGGCGGGCTTCTGGGCGTGCTGTTCTCGGTGCCGCTGCGGCGCGCGCTCGTCACCGGATCGGACCTGCCCTATCCCGAAGGCGTCGCCGCCGCGGCGGTGCTGGAGGTCGGCAGCGAGACCGCCGAGGGCGCAGCCGAGAGCAAGGCGGGACTGCGCGTGATCGTCGTCGGCAGCATCGCATCGGCCGCTTATGCCGCGCTCGCGGCGACCCAGATCGCCGCATCGGAGGTGTCGCGCTGGTTCCGCATCGGCGCGGTCGGCAGCGGCTTCGACGCGACCCTCTCGTTCGCGCTGATCGGCGCTGGCCATCTGGTCGGGCTGACGGTCGGCGTCGCGATCTTCGCGGGGCTGGTGCTCGGCTTCGGCATCGTCACGCCGTTCCTCACGTGGTTGCACGGCCAGCCCGACATGGCCGAGATGATCTGGCGGCACGACGTGCGCTTCTTCGGCGCGGGGCTGATCGGCATCTCCGCGATCTGGACGCTCGGCCAGCTCGTCATGCCGATCGCGCGCGGCCTGTCCGAATCGCTTGCCGCCAGCCGCCAGCGCAAGGCGGGCACCACCGCGCTGGCGATCGAGGAGCAGGATATCCCGCTCGGTCTGCTCGGCCTCGGGCTGGCGGCATTGCTGCTGCCGATCGCGTGGGTGCTGTGGCGCTTCGTCGCGGCGGGCCCCCTCGCCCCCTACGCGCTGCCGCTGGCGGCGATGGGCGTCGTCTACGTGGTGATCGCAGGCGCGATCGTGGCGGCGGTGTGCGGCTATATGGCGGGGCTGATCGGCGCGTCGAACAGCCCGGTCTCGGGGCTCGGCATCCTCGGCATCGTCGGCGCGGGGCTGCTGCTCGCTTTGTTCGTGCAGCCGCACGTGCCGGCTGGCGCGACCCCGCACCTCGTCGCCTTCGCGATCTTCCTGACGGCGCTGATCTTCTCGGCGGCGACGATCGCCAACGACAATCTGCAGGATCTGAAGACCGGCCAGCTGGTCGGCGCGACCCCGTGGAAGCAGCAGGTGGCGCTGATGATCGGCGTGATCGCCGGATCGCTGGTGATCCCGTTCGTGCTGGGCCTGCTCAACCGCGCTTATGGCTTCGCGCCGCTGGTGGGTGCGCCACCGGCCAATCCGCTCGGCGCGCCGCAGGCCACTTTGATCGCCACGCTTGCCAAGGGCGTGCTGGGTGCTGGGCTCGACTGGTCGGTGATCGGCGCGGGCGCGGCGGCCGGCGCGGTGCTGATCGTGATCGATGCGGCGCTCAAGCGGCGCGGGGGTATGCACCTGCCGCCGCTGGCGGTGGGCCTCGGCGTCTATCTGCCGATGGGGGCGACGCTGCCGGTGGTGATCGGCGCGGTGATCGGCCACCTCTACGAGCGGCGCACGCGGACCGAGGCGGCGCAGCGCACCGGCGTGCTGCTCGCTTCGGGCTTCATCGTCGGCGATGGGCTGTTCGGCGTGGCGCTGGCAGGACTGATCGTCGCGACCGGCAGCGGTGCGCCGCTCGCGCTCGTAGGCACCAGCTTCGCGACGCCGGGGATCGTGATCGGTCTCGCGCTGTTCGCGGGGTTGCTGGCGGTGCTCTACCGCTGGACGGCGCGGGTCTCGGCGCGACTCGGCTGATCCTGCCAGCTGGCGGCGGCGCGATCGTCCTCGACGCGCGCCTCGACCCAGCGCTCGGTGCCGTCGGCGAAGCGCTCGCGCTTCCAGAACGGCGCCGCGACCTTCAGCCGGTCGATCAGATAAGCGCAGGCGTCGAGCGCGGCCGCGCGGTGGAGCGAGGCGGTCGCGACCAGCACGATCGCCTCGCCCGGCGCCAGCGCGCCGCAGCGGTGGATCACGGTCGCGCCCACCAACGGCCATCGCGCCTCGGCCTCATCGACGAAGCGCTGCAGCGCCGCCGCCGTCATGACCGGATGATGTTCGAGGAACAGTTCGACCAGCCCGCCCTGCCCGCGGACGATGCCGGTAAAGCTCGCCACCGCGCCCCCGCCGAGCCGGTCGAGCAGCGCCAGTTCCGCGCCGACGTCGAACGGCGCGTGCTGGACGCGCACGGTCGTCATCCGCCCGTCACCGGCGGGAAGATGGCGATCTCGCGCGCGCCGGCGATCGGGGCGTCGAGCGGCACGAACGCCTGGTCGATCGCGGCGCGCAGGCGGCCCGTATCGGCGAACGCCGCGGCGTGGCCGGGGCTGCGCGTCGACAGCCAGGCGATCAGCCCGGCGACATCCCGTACATCCGTCGGCGGCTCGATCGTCTCGGATGGTACGCCGACCTGCTCGCGCACCCACGCGAAATAGAGGATCTCCACCGCCACGCTTCAGTCCATGTGCTTCAGGCCGATGCGCAGATAATCCCAGCCGGTGACGAGCGTCAGCGCCGCCGCGGCCCACAGGCACGTCAGGCCGACCAGATTGATCCACGCCGCCTCCGGCAGCGCCCCGGCGAGGATGATCGCGCCCAGCGATACCAGCTGGAACGTCGTCTTCCACTTGGCGAGCTGGCTCACCGGCAGCGACACCCGCACGCCCGCCAGGAATTCGCGCAGGCCCGATACGGCGATCTCGCGCAGCAGGATGATGAGCGCCGCGATCACCGGCCAGCCGTCGATCGCGCGGGTGAACACCAGCATCACGATCACCGTCGCGACCATGATCTTGTCGGCGATCGGATCGAGGAAGATGCCGAGCTTCGACACCGTGCCCTGCGCACGCGCGAGATAGCCGTCGAAATAATCGGTGATGCCGACCAGCACGTAGAGCACGAACACCGCGGCATAATCGCCGCGGCCCGGATACCACAGCAATGCGACCAGCACCGGCATCGCCAGGATGCGCGACAGCGTGAGGATGTTCGGAAGCGTCAGCACGATCCCGACCTTAGCCGGGCTCCCCCCCGTTGGGGAAGGGCGCGGTTCGTCGATGCAGCACGACCGGATGGCCCCGATAGAGCGCGTCGCGGAACGGATGAAAGCCGAGCCGGGCGGCCAGCACCAGCGAACGGACATTGTCGACCGCCACCAGGCAGACCAGGGGCTGGGGTTCGCGGTGCCGGTCGTGCCAGTCGATCACCCCCGACATCGCCTCGTACGCAAAGCCGTGCCCCTCCGCCCAGCCCGCCAGCAGCCACATCGCCTCGGGCGAGTGATCGAAATCGTCGCCGAGGCCGCGGTGGAAGAAAGCGAGGCCGCATTCCCCCGCGAAGCGTCCGCTTTCCTGCTCCTCGATCGCGAACGCGCCGAAGCCGCGCAGCGCCCAATGGCCGGCATAGCGCAGGATGCGGGCGTGATTCTCCTCGGCATCCTGCGCGCCGCCGACATGGTGCATGGTCGACGGCTCAGCGACCATCGCCGCACGCCCGGCGAGATCGTCGAGCCGGTGCGGCCTGAGCCGCAGGCGCTGCGTCACGATCGCTACCGGGCCGGACGCCTCGGCAATCATAAGTCAGAGACGCGGCTTGGTGTTCGCATGGTTGTTGAGCTATGACGCGCCGCCGTGACCCGATCCAGTGCTGTTTGCGCCCCCGCATGACGCCGTCCTTCCGACTTCTCGCGAGGCGGCGCTTTCTGCCGCTCTTCGCGACTCAGTTTCTGGGTGCGTTCAACGACAATCTGTTCAAGCAGGCGATGATCCTGTTTGCGACCTACTCGATCTATTCGGATGCGAAGATGGAGGCGGCGTTCAACGCCATCGCCACCGGGCTGTTCATTCTGCCCTTCTTCCTGCTGTCCGCGCTGTCGGGCCAACTCGCCGACAGCCATGACAAGGCGAAGATCGTCCGGCTGGTGAAGACCGCCGAGATCGCTATCATGATCGTCGGATCGCTCGGGCTGATGTTCGCGTCGGTGCCATTGATGCTTGCGGCGGTGCTGGCGATGGGCACCCACTCGACCTTCTTCGGCCCGATCAAATACGCCATCCTGCCCCAGCATCTGGAGGGCGACGAGGTGCTGGGCGGCACCGGGCTGATCGAGGCGGGCACCTATATCGCCATTCTTGCCGGGACGATCCTGGCCGGCTTCGTCGATGCGCGCCTGACCGCGCTGATCGTGCTGGCGGTCGCCGGCATCGGCTGGCTGACCGCGCGCACGATCCCCTCCGCCCCACCGCCGGGCGAGCGACTGCCGCTCGATCTGCACGTCGTACGCTCGTCGATCCGGCTCGTTTCGGCGACGATGCACATCCCGCGCCTGTTCCTGTCGATCTGCGCGATCAGCTTCTTCTGGATGATCGGCGCGGTGCTGGTGATCGAGTTCCCGCCGCTGGTGAAGAACGTCTTCACCGCGGACAAGGAGGTGGCGAGCCTGTTCCTCGCAATCTTCTCGGTCGGCGTGGCGATCGGGTCGGTGCTCATCAACCGGCTGCTCAACGGCCAGGTGTCGGCACGCTTCGCGCCGGCCTCGGTGATCGCCATGGCGGGCTTCGTGCTGCTGATGGCATTCGCCGCGAGCCGCTGGATCCCCGCGACCGGTCGCGACCTCTATGCGCTCGGCGAGTTTGCGCGCCATCCCGGCGCACCGATGGTCGGCGCGGCATTGCTCGGCGTGTCGATCACCGGCGGCATGTTCGTGGTGCCGCTCTATGCCTTCCTGACGACGACGGTCGAGGCCGACCATACCGCCCGCACCGTGGCGGCAAACAATATCGTCAATTCGGGAGCGATGGTGATCGGTGCCGGCGGCGCGATCGGCCTGGCCGCCGCGGGCGTCTCGATCATCAACGCATTGGTCTGCGTCGCCGGCATGTGCCTGATCGCGGCGGCGATCGCGTGGAAGCTGCACCGCGCCTGCGACGAACCGCTGTGCGCGGAATCCTGAGCTCCTAAACGCGCCGAATCATGACGCGAGAATGCCCCCGCGCGAGCAGGGGCATCCCGTCACCGTCGCCAGCGCCGATCGTCAGTCGGCGCTGCGCTGGGGCAGTTCGGGCTTGGCTTCGACCGCGCCGGTCACCGCATCGACCGCATCGCTGGTCGCCTTGGCGATCTTCTTGCGCCCGATCACCGCCGCGACGCCGGCGGCCACGCCGGCAAGCGCGGCCGCGCCGATCGCCACCCGCTTGCGGGTCACGCCGGCCGTCGCGTCGGCGGCCTTGTCCTCGACCGCGCGCACGGCTCGCTTCACCGTCGTCGTGGTCGCCGCAGCGCGCGGCTTGCGCGTGCTCGCCTTGCGCGTCGTGGGCGTGGCGCCCGATTTCGCCGCAGCCGCGCGGCGCGCGCGCGGCGCCTTTGCCGAAGTTTCGGCGGATTTGGTCTCGCTGGCGGGCGTCGCGGCAGCCTTGGCGGTGCGCGGCTTGCGGGCGCGCTTTTCCGGGGTAGCGGCGGCGTCCGCGGCTGGGGTGTCGGCCATTCGGAACATCTCCCTCGTTCGATTGTCGCTCTAACCAGCGCGTGCCCATGCGGTTCCGTAACGATCGCGTGCCGATGGATGACCGAGGCGACAAGCGGCCGCAACATGACGACACACGCGGGCAAACTGCGGCCGCCACAGACAAAAGCGTCGGCACATTCTTCCCCCGTATGTGTCCGGCACCGACGCTTTCAGCGTCATCCTCCCCGAACTATGGGGCAGTACCAATCCGGTGCTGCCCCGTTTTTTATCGGGCGAAGACGTGTCGCTGCGCGATCAGAAGCTGTGCGGATCGGGATCGCTGACCTTATCCTGCCGGTCGATACGCGTGTAGAGATCGCGCGTCGCCTCCTCGGTGCGCCGGCGGTCGGCGTGGCTGCGCCGGCGGTTCGTCAGCACCGCATAACCCAGCACCAACGCCAGCAGGATGCCCCCGATCGCGGCGATCGCGCCGATACCGTCCATGATCCGTCTCCTTTCAAATCAAACGGATCGCGACCGAACAATATCCCGATGGAACCGGCGCGGGGCCGAACCATATAGCGTCCATGCTCCGCCCCGGCGCCTGGATCGAACCGAAGCCCGAGGGCCTCTATCTGCCCGCGGCCGATGCGTGGATCGACCCGTCGACGCCGCAACAGCGCGCGCTCGTCACCCACGGCCATGCCGATCACGCGCGCGGTGGGCATGGCGCGGTGCTGGCGACGCCCGAGACGCTGGCGATCATGGAATGCCGCTACGGCCCGCAATCGGGCCAGCCGGTCGGCTATGGCGAGACGGTGCGGATCGGCGAGGTCGAAGCGCGGTTCGTACCCGCCGGCCACGTTCTCGGCTCGGCGCAGATCGTGCTCGA is a genomic window of Sphingomonas nostoxanthinifaciens containing:
- a CDS encoding mechanosensitive ion channel family protein, whose protein sequence is MEQFIANLPGWVRGVGIIVVTVGVALAAHRLAMMAMGRAARRTTTQTDDLLLKRLRRPSRWLLVAFALTAIQPTLDLNAQGHAAWRQVAGILVPALIGWLAVAILRAGNDIVEVKADMTVEDNLNARRRRTRAAILHRIAVFLVLAVTACLILMSIPSIRSIGVTLIASAGLAALAVGAAAQPALKNLIAGLQMAFTEPIRIDDVVIMDGEWGRIEEIRLTYVVIKIWDERRLVVPVSKFLEESFQNWTRQTSQLLGSVFWYLDPAADIPRLRVKLGEIVSANKRWDGRFFNLQVTDMKNDAIEVRALMTAKDAAIAFDLRCDVREALLDYIRAEMPEAILRRRGEIVNERSGMAATMP
- a CDS encoding OPT family oligopeptide transporter: MTARSHANELTLRGVVLGCLITLAFTAANLYLGLKIGLTFATSIPAAVISMALLRGFRSSNIFENNIVQTIASAAGTLSSIGFVLPGLVMTGWWSGFDYWTSFWVCAIGGLLGVLFSVPLRRALVTGSDLPYPEGVAAAAVLEVGSETAEGAAESKAGLRVIVVGSIASAAYAALAATQIAASEVSRWFRIGAVGSGFDATLSFALIGAGHLVGLTVGVAIFAGLVLGFGIVTPFLTWLHGQPDMAEMIWRHDVRFFGAGLIGISAIWTLGQLVMPIARGLSESLAASRQRKAGTTALAIEEQDIPLGLLGLGLAALLLPIAWVLWRFVAAGPLAPYALPLAAMGVVYVVIAGAIVAAVCGYMAGLIGASNSPVSGLGILGIVGAGLLLALFVQPHVPAGATPHLVAFAIFLTALIFSAATIANDNLQDLKTGQLVGATPWKQQVALMIGVIAGSLVIPFVLGLLNRAYGFAPLVGAPPANPLGAPQATLIATLAKGVLGAGLDWSVIGAGAAAGAVLIVIDAALKRRGGMHLPPLAVGLGVYLPMGATLPVVIGAVIGHLYERRTRTEAAQRTGVLLASGFIVGDGLFGVALAGLIVATGSGAPLALVGTSFATPGIVIGLALFAGLLAVLYRWTARVSARLG
- a CDS encoding molybdenum cofactor biosynthesis protein MoaE, with the protein product MTTVRVQHAPFDVGAELALLDRLGGGAVASFTGIVRGQGGLVELFLEHHPVMTAAALQRFVDEAEARWPLVGATVIHRCGALAPGEAIVLVATASLHRAAALDACAYLIDRLKVAAPFWKRERFADGTERWVEARVEDDRAAASWQDQPSRAETRAVQR
- the moaD gene encoding molybdopterin converting factor subunit 1 gives rise to the protein MAVEILYFAWVREQVGVPSETIEPPTDVRDVAGLIAWLSTRSPGHAAAFADTGRLRAAIDQAFVPLDAPIAGAREIAIFPPVTGG
- the pgsA gene encoding CDP-diacylglycerol--glycerol-3-phosphate 3-phosphatidyltransferase, whose translation is MLTLPNILTLSRILAMPVLVALLWYPGRGDYAAVFVLYVLVGITDYFDGYLARAQGTVSKLGIFLDPIADKIMVATVIVMLVFTRAIDGWPVIAALIILLREIAVSGLREFLAGVRVSLPVSQLAKWKTTFQLVSLGAIILAGALPEAAWINLVGLTCLWAAAALTLVTGWDYLRIGLKHMD
- a CDS encoding GNAT family N-acetyltransferase; translated protein: MTQRLRLRPHRLDDLAGRAAMVAEPSTMHHVGGAQDAEENHARILRYAGHWALRGFGAFAIEEQESGRFAGECGLAFFHRGLGDDFDHSPEAMWLLAGWAEGHGFAYEAMSGVIDWHDRHREPQPLVCLVAVDNVRSLVLAARLGFHPFRDALYRGHPVVLHRRTAPFPNGGEPG
- a CDS encoding MFS transporter, whose product is MTPSFRLLARRRFLPLFATQFLGAFNDNLFKQAMILFATYSIYSDAKMEAAFNAIATGLFILPFFLLSALSGQLADSHDKAKIVRLVKTAEIAIMIVGSLGLMFASVPLMLAAVLAMGTHSTFFGPIKYAILPQHLEGDEVLGGTGLIEAGTYIAILAGTILAGFVDARLTALIVLAVAGIGWLTARTIPSAPPPGERLPLDLHVVRSSIRLVSATMHIPRLFLSICAISFFWMIGAVLVIEFPPLVKNVFTADKEVASLFLAIFSVGVAIGSVLINRLLNGQVSARFAPASVIAMAGFVLLMAFAASRWIPATGRDLYALGEFARHPGAPMVGAALLGVSITGGMFVVPLYAFLTTTVEADHTARTVAANNIVNSGAMVIGAGGAIGLAAAGVSIINALVCVAGMCLIAAAIAWKLHRACDEPLCAES